gaatggactcatccactatagctttcctcttgggttccttgaggcttactccttcttcctcatgccttttgtctacctcctcttcttcatgtggagcttcaacaaccacttcttcctcattaatgtcttccatgaccctaggaggtatctcctccaatgtagtcccccgaccgtagagtgatggcgttgagaccgcccttggggtttggttggggttgggatggaaggttagaagagctcgagggttggttggtgttgttgttggaggTTGAGAGTTGGTTTGACATGgccatctttgaaagcatgttggtgaggttagccaattgagcgcccaaggcatgaaattgagccttgttgctctcgtcTCGTTTCTCcatggcggctctaagctcatcaacttaaTTGGTGAACGATGGAGaggtttggttggattgttgtctatggtgtggtacttggtatttggtgtagttgttttggttttggttggagtgaccttagttggcttggtagttggtgttgttatggtggtattgagatgaagattggttgttgttgtgatgagaagaagagttgttccatctttggttttgattgctcccttgtgcattatccctccacccttgatatTAATTACTACCATgagggtagttgttttggccttgagaaggatagggtggacggttgttgtaattcatatTGGCCACTACaagggcatgttcctcttgaatttgatggcattgatcggtgtaatatgtggtgctagagcacaaaccacaaatcctaggagggctttcaagttgagcaactggaggtggggcttggatggagtagtattccttttgatccttttgtatttgcgtgaggatggtggtcatatccccaagtgctttggttaggcttgcttcggaaggggatggttctaccacacccttgagaggattacttatcacccttacatgttgtgtagcctcggcaacatcatttatcaacttccaagcttctccctccgtcttgtttttcgaaagggaaccaccacgagaagcggtgagcaatcttctatcttccacacaaagacctccggtgaagtagctaatgagcaagtgagtgttcaatccatgaTGTGAACAAGACTCCAATAGCCTtttgaaccgagtccaatactcatacaaactctcttggtctctttgcattatacccgagatcTCCTTCCGGACATAATCGGTCTTCTCCGGCGGGAAGaacttatctagaaactctcttctcaaaaAATCCCAATTGGTCGCAATCTCATctggtagcgaataaaaccatgtctttgcttgcccttcaagagagaaagaaaaggcaaaaaccataatagccaactcatcggctccatgccttcgagccgtagaacaagcaacttgaaaatctcttagatgtcggatggggtcttgacccggcaacccatgatatttaggacgtagatgtatcaagctactcttcaactcaaagtttggatcaaggtttggataccttgcttgcaaaggttgaagtatgatatccggagctccttgctcgtgtaaagtgatccgtcgtggctccgccatgtatggttcacctgtaggatgcaaagatgtattagtagtgccaacagaagaataggaagtagcagactccaagtcactctcggtaccgtctagtgattcggtatgttcctcaagagaggccgaagtactagccgtatagtccaaccgccggctagcttgccgagtgtgtaacaaagttctttcaatctcagggtcaaactcggctaaactagaattcggttgagaccgagtcatcaaacttgggagtcatagcacatatacaaaagaaatctaaactatagctaagtattgaaagaaagtaaactatctacaatattcacatattcacataaccaatattaaggcatatgttgcaaccattccccgacaacggcgccaaaaatttgatggtccTCGTGGACTacgttggtatagaatttctcaataaaatcccgttgcaagtatagctcttcccaacaacaatcctcgagtatcaaatttagaaaggaatttggttgtcacaagttcaaccccaatacaagtaaccgaagtatttgaacctcgGATCGTCTCATAAGGAATGGCAAACATgtacttcaacattggttagaaatccggggttgcaagtcatgagcaagaatttaTACTAAgaatcttaacaagtaagtaatcttaaaatgcaagaaaataattcaaataactaagcaagatgTGAGAAActccaaactaataagataacattCAATTATAATTCTACTCTAGAACTAACCAATCAACTATAACTAAAGCAATACAATTAGgaatttttgagttttcaaatatgaatgataaaagcaactcttggctagacatgggaattggggtcactatcattgtctaataaccatatcttgacaattatgaggaaccaaactcattaagtctacttctacacTTGATGTATGTTAAATGGtctagtcaacatcaacccataaggtctaacctacctactaattgacttagtagtaggctagtgtcaatggctatcaaattgactactaagggttcccaaatcatcaaatccattagaaccaatgactcaagtttacccaattcccttagcctaggccaagagtaaagaaaactactccatgaTCAAaggaaacaattcatcaaacacatggtaagcattaacaaaagacatattcaaatggcaattaaatagaaattaacaagtacccactaacaattatcaacatacaatcactcaaacaacacaattaatcataaaaATCATCGATGTAACACTatcaagtcaagattcacaacattcatgaaatgggtataaagtgACAATTGATAAGAAATCAttaaactaacacaagatctaaacaaaattatactaagaaatttaaattgaacaatcaaaactagtaattaacaagatccaattcagaattcaacaagggaagatcaaattagagctagatctagagaggaacaagggattctctctctagaagaacaagaacgaaaaactagctaaaaattgtgtctaagtgtaaaatgaatgatcccccctttcccctagcatccttgggtcttttccatgtagaaacagcttgaatttgggcctcttgagcctcagaaatcgccaggcacgatttcctttaatgaggtcacgtgcagccttcTGCGCATGcgtgccgattgcttttgtgatccacgcatgcgcgccatgcgcgcgtgcgcgtcggtggaaTTTTTCTGACCCGCGTGGATGCGTTTATCCTTGCGTGCCGCTTCCAGCTATCCTTATGCACGCATTCGcgtgaagtgcgcgtgcgcgcccatgctgagttttccaaaatccaaatcttcatgttcctttctcttgtgcatgctttatttctctcttctaggccattcttgccctattaattttgaaatcactcaaaaaatacatcacggcatcgaatggcaataaaagaggatcaaaatattgcaattctaaggcaaaataagtATGTTTTTttatcatggagcaatattaggaagggaacacaaaaccatgcatttcttgtgaataagtgtgagaaatattgataaaaacccccaaattctacacaatataaaccacaaaattgggatttatcaggcatgcgtacgcatgaatgtCTTGTTTTGatgaaaatgtgatttttaactaTTTCGCCTATTCCATTCTGCGTTTTCACTTCCGTAATCCCTATTTCAAATCCAATAACTATTTTCAATGATTTGGAATGAATCTTATGCCCATAAACCATTTTCTTAATGTTTCAAACTTTTGTAAATCCTATAATGGGTATAGAGGATAATGAGAATAAAATGATATAATTGAATGATGAGATTGAGTTAATTTGAGAGGATAATGAGGATGagattatataattaaattatgaGATTGAGATGATTCAAGAGAATAACGAGAATTAGATGAGATGATTGAATGACGAGAATGAGTTGAGATGATTGAATGACGAGAATAAATTGAGATAATTGAATGACGAGAACGAGTTGAGATGATTGAATGACGAGAACAAGTTGAGATGATTGAATGATGAGAATGAGTTGATATGATTGAATAATGAGAATAAATTGATATAACTGAATGATGAAATTGAATTGATATGATTGAATGATGAGAATGAATTGATATGACTGAATGATGAGATTGAGTTGATATGATTGAAGGGAGAGAATGAGCTTGATTGATATTTGAGCTTCCAGGATAGATGCAACGATTATGGTTCTATCTTGCTTGCTCCCAGATGGTATATGAGCTTTCTGGGTAGACGCAAGGATTGCGGCTTTGTCCAGCTTGCTCCAGGATGGAATTGAGACAATTTTTGACTTGTGGTTATAGCAcgagcaaggatggtggtaaaaTCCTGCTTGTTCGTGGTTCTCTCTATTGGTGTAGTAtgttgggcactatatcccaagagtgtgacaGACACTAGATCTCAGGTTCTGTATTCTCTCGATGTGTGAAGTATGCCGAACACTATATCCCTGAAGGGcatcgggcactatatcccaagagtgtttCAGGTACTATATCCCAGATCATACAAGAGAGATGATATCctggttagctaccggatgtatCAGATTCTGGCaatttaaccgacacgtgagctcatggtcaGTAGGACATGCATATATCAGTTGCATTTGAGTGTATTATTTGGGTATGTATCTTGTATTTAGCTTGCCTTGTTGAGTAAATGTAACTATATGTTAATTGAACTAAGTGCTTTACCTGTTATCTCTATTTTGTGTATTTCTTGTATTGTCTTGTATTTGATTGcacaactgagagatccctcatgttGATGGTGGTGACACTGAGGGTTTTTCTTGATGAGATGTGGTGATTGCAGTTTGTggaaaaactgaaaataaattgataacattGAAACTAAGTCTttatattgaattattaaaaTTGGAAAACTATGATATTGAAAGAGATGATAGCTTGTATCAGGAAGAACTGACATTTAGAGAATCACTAATATATTTGAGATTTATTTATATACTTTGTTCAGATTAGAAAGAACCCTAGGCTTGAATTTTGTGTGATTAGAGATTAAGATTGCCTAGCGGATTCATGTACTTTCACATAGTCTCTATTTGGAATTATTGTCCTCCTGAGAACCCCGTAatggatgatgttctcactcgtTTCGAGAATTATtacttttcagatgcaggtcccaGCACTTTTCAGTGAGCAGGAGGTTTATCTGGAAGACAGTAAAGAAGACCTTTCATTCTACTTTAATTTTAGACTCTCATTCTTTTGGAAACACTTATATTATGCACTTGTTTTAAAGACTTGCCTTTAGAGGCTTACGATGTATTTTGGAGAGATAGGTTATGTCTATCAAACTATTTTACAGTTATAACTCTAACTGGCCGAGACTAGTTGATACTTATAAATATAGCTGGCCTAATCTTTTGAGCTTTTAATTATCTGCCTTTCTTCCGATGCGCTTATATATATATTCTCGAGTGTGAGCGATTGACGAAGTGTCTTTTCCTCAAGTTTTAAATCCTTTCACAGGCTTCTAGTAGCACCAAACTGAATTATGACATAAGCATAAGGCAAtaaatggtagggtgttacactccaaaacttataatcctagCTAGAGGAACCATCCCGATTTTGGTTGGAGTAACCAAGGACAAAGGAACTTCAATGTCCCATATTAACAATAAGCCAACCATAAAAAATGATCGTCTCTTGAGCTTACTATTGAAAAACTTTCTCAGACCACTACCTCTTTCATTCAACAAACCCAAGATTATATGCAAGAAACaagagaaaatttaaaaaatgaagaAGTTTCCATCAGAAACCTAGAGGTACAAGTAGGGCAAACTGCTAAGCAATTGGCAGAAAATCCTACCAATTTCTTTCCTAGTGACACCATACCAAACTCTAGGGAAGAATACAAGGCCATCTCTCTAAAGAGTAGAAAAGTGAttaacaaggagcttcccaagGAGAATGAGAAGATAACCAAAGATCCTCTAGAAGAGAAAAAGGAGGAAAAACTAGAGGAAACTCCTGCACCAACAGAGCTGAAGAAGGAAAAAATGAAACTCTATGAACCAAGAATTTCATATCCTCAAAGGTTACAGAACTATGATCAAAAGAATAACCTTTTCAAGTTCTTGGATGTGTTCAAAAAGTTACAAGTCAACATTCCTTTCCCTGAAGCCCTtgaacaaatgcctctctatgtcaaattcatgaaggagttgttgccCAAGAGAAAATCCCTTAAGGAAGATGAAAAGGTAATCCTCACCAAAGAGTGTAGCGCCATCATTCAAAAGAAACTACCACAGACGTTGAAAGATCCTGATAGTTTTTAAACTCTTACACCATTCGGATGTCACCATTGGCAAAGCTCTTTGTGACTTGGGAGTTAACATCAATTTGTGATGTGAGAAATTGtcatgtcggtatagaatttcttaattgaatctcgttgcaagtatagttctaaaccaacaaacaatcctcaataaaaaaattggttgtcacaagtataaaccccaatgaaaattaaccgaagtatttaaacctcgggtcgtctcacaaggaattacaatgaagtggtcaattattggctatgaaggaacaaggggtttgGTTTATAAAAGAGGCAAAGAAATAAATGGAAAGAAACGTAAAttaagtaactaaagaaagcaagtaataaagagagacattcatggcaagaattgagaatgtaacctttctatcctagtcactaataacaatgattaacaagaatttatcctattttgtcatctctaacaatggaagaaggtataatgttatcatCACATGAGAGAaaatcaaataagactagttaatctaattccaaaagtcctaatcaacttgctaattgaattagcaaaagattagcgtcaatggaaacaatattaaccaataattctagatcaccaacataagttgggtattcatgacttaAGATCacctaattcctctttccaagccaagaatgctcaaagatctactctaacatccaaccaagcattttgtcaaacacttggaaggcataaaaggaaggcATAATAAATTGAAAGGAaagataaattctacaactacccaatgcaagaaaagtaagatcaacaactcaattcaacaacaaaaggaacataaaacatcaattgcattaaagggAATCAAATGCAACATGAGTTCATTAATAactaaaagagagcaaaataagaaattaacaagagaagtgaCTAAACTAAAATTCTAGAACaagtaaaagtaaaagaaaactaaaatgaAACAAGATTAAAATCTAGATAAAAAAGGTAATGGAAATAAGatccctaaatctagagagaggagagagcctctctctttagaattctaccctaaaacatgatgaaaactcaacTATGACTCCTTAGTTTATTCCCCctccaatccttgggttcaatagcatcaaaaatgagttggattgagccaaaaatgcttcagaaatcgctggccacgagttgctttaagtgagtcacgctgatcctgcgacgcgcacgcatggggaTGCATGTGCGATGCCTAACTgcaaggcaactatggcaaattttatatcattttgaagccccagatgttggatttctaacgcaactgaaaccgccttatttggacctctgtagctcaagttatgattgatttagtacgaagaggtcaggattgacagctttgcagttccttcttTTCTTCacgagttctcccactttgcatgcttttccttcatttcttcaatccaatctttgccttctaaacctgaaattacttaacaaatatatcaaggaatcaaatggaattaaggtgaattaaatttagctattttaaggcctaaaaagcatgttttcacacttaagcacaaattttgggagaattacaaaaccacgctatttcattgaataaatgtgagaaaagttgataaaatctcctaaattaagcacaagataaatcacaaaattggggtttatcaaacctcccaatacttaaaccaagcatgtcctcatgcta
The DNA window shown above is from Arachis ipaensis cultivar K30076 chromosome B08, Araip1.1, whole genome shotgun sequence and carries:
- the LOC107611247 gene encoding uncharacterized protein LOC107611247 — its product is MQETRENLKNEEVSIRNLEVQVGQTAKQLAENPTNFFPSDTIPNSREEYKAISLKSRKVINKELPKENEKITKDPLEEKKEEKLEETPAPTELKKEKMKLYEPRISYPQRLQNYDQKNNLFKFLDVFKKLQVNIPFPEALEQMPLYVKFMKELLPKRKSLKEDEKVILTKECSAIIQKKLPQTLKDPDSF